In a single window of the Xylanimonas protaetiae genome:
- a CDS encoding histidine kinase, with amino-acid sequence MDITRYVDDLQQRLTQAAETGGPEAQQIAQRLTGTLDAAVRLVLLDALSAAAGEISTELAPGSVDVRLRGGEPEFVVALPEPDAGRTGAAPAPASFAPPAPPADAEDGATTRTTLRLPDNLKAQVEVSAARDGVSVNTWLVRAVSAALAQGTPAGTTRVTRVGGTHVTGWVR; translated from the coding sequence ATGGACATCACGCGGTACGTCGACGACCTCCAGCAGCGGCTCACCCAGGCGGCCGAGACCGGGGGGCCCGAGGCCCAGCAGATCGCGCAGCGCCTCACGGGCACGCTCGACGCCGCCGTCCGCCTCGTTCTTCTCGACGCCCTGTCGGCCGCCGCCGGCGAGATCTCCACGGAGCTCGCCCCCGGGTCCGTCGACGTGCGTCTGCGGGGCGGCGAACCCGAGTTCGTCGTCGCCCTCCCCGAGCCCGACGCCGGCCGCACCGGCGCCGCACCCGCACCCGCCTCCTTCGCCCCGCCGGCACCCCCGGCCGACGCCGAGGACGGCGCCACCACCCGCACCACGCTCCGCCTGCCCGACAACCTCAAGGCCCAGGTCGAGGTCTCCGCGGCCCGCGACGGCGTGTCCGTCAACACCTGGCTCGTGCGCGCCGTCTCCGCCGCGCTCGCCCAGGGCACCCCCGCCGGCACCACCCGCGTCACGCGGGTCGGCGGCACCCACGTCACCGGCTGGGTGCGCTGA
- a CDS encoding DUF4097 family beta strand repeat-containing protein, with the protein MPTFPASGPVTVVVDQVAGTVQVVAAERDDAVVTILPTNPGKAADARLAQETTATFANNVLTVGSPTSLRKLVIGPKGTVEVTIEVPLGSDLTGKLAFGPLYTEGPLGVVDVALSAGNGTIDQATRLDVRAAAGSVVVGRVSGTATITSAAGSVRVRELSGDGTIKSSAGDVTVGSVAGSLEVAGAHGEIVVGRVRGTVGAKTSSGGIRIDSLDEGVATLHTSYGSVEVGVPEGTAAWLDASTKFGQVRNRLTPSGAPDGGPTAEIHATTSYGDVVVRRPESTSPFTGV; encoded by the coding sequence ATGCCTACTTTCCCTGCCTCCGGTCCGGTCACCGTCGTCGTCGACCAGGTCGCCGGCACCGTCCAGGTGGTCGCCGCAGAGCGCGACGACGCCGTCGTCACGATCCTGCCCACCAACCCCGGCAAGGCGGCCGACGCCCGACTCGCCCAGGAGACGACCGCGACCTTCGCCAACAACGTCCTGACCGTCGGGTCCCCGACGTCGCTGCGGAAGCTCGTGATCGGCCCCAAGGGCACCGTCGAGGTCACGATCGAGGTGCCGCTCGGCTCCGACCTGACCGGCAAGCTCGCCTTCGGCCCGCTGTACACGGAGGGGCCGCTCGGCGTCGTCGACGTCGCGCTGTCCGCCGGCAACGGCACGATCGACCAGGCCACGCGGCTCGACGTGCGCGCAGCGGCCGGCAGCGTCGTCGTCGGGCGCGTGTCCGGGACGGCGACGATCACGTCGGCCGCCGGGTCGGTGCGGGTCCGCGAGCTGAGCGGCGACGGCACGATCAAGTCCTCGGCGGGCGACGTCACGGTCGGCTCCGTCGCGGGCTCGCTCGAGGTCGCGGGCGCCCACGGCGAGATCGTCGTCGGGCGCGTGCGCGGCACCGTCGGGGCCAAGACGTCGTCGGGCGGCATCCGCATCGACTCGCTCGACGAGGGCGTCGCGACCCTCCACACGTCCTACGGGTCGGTCGAGGTGGGCGTGCCGGAGGGCACGGCCGCCTGGCTCGACGCGTCCACCAAGTTCGGCCAGGTGCGCAACCGGCTCACGCCGTCCGGCGCGCCCGACGGCGGCCCCACCGCCGAGATCCACGCCACCACCTCCTACGGCGACGTCGTCGTGCGCCGCCCGGAGTCCACCTCCCCGTTCACCGGGGTCTGA
- a CDS encoding DUF4190 domain-containing protein, with amino-acid sequence MTHGSYGSFSAPAPRTEGVDGYAIAAIVTFPLGLVPIILGFVSLRRIRRTGQGGRVLAYVAIGLGVLSAIFGMALFMATMAILPELTGS; translated from the coding sequence ATGACCCACGGCAGCTACGGCTCGTTCTCCGCACCGGCCCCTCGGACCGAGGGCGTCGACGGCTACGCCATCGCCGCGATCGTCACCTTCCCCCTCGGCCTCGTCCCGATCATCCTCGGCTTCGTCTCCCTGCGGCGGATCCGGCGCACGGGCCAGGGCGGCCGGGTCCTCGCGTACGTCGCGATCGGGCTGGGCGTCCTCTCGGCGATCTTCGGCATGGCGCTCTTCATGGCGACGATGGCGATCCTGCCGGAGCTGACGGGCTCCTGA
- a CDS encoding ABC transporter ATP-binding protein, whose amino-acid sequence MTATIQVTDLRKSFGDNAVLQGVTFEVRRGEIFALLGSNGAGKTTTINILSTLLAADSGSAALAGHDVAAEAGKVRQAISLTGQFAAVDEILTGRENLELIAVLRRERAPKQVATDLLARFGLTEAADRRAGTYSGGMKRRLDIAMSLVGTPEIIFLDEPTTGLDPEGRLEVWKTVKELADGGTTILLTTQYLDEAEALAGRIAILHGGTIIANGTLAELKAMFPPATVEYVEKQPTLEEIFLAITGSTSSAATTGTTTGTKTGTTTGKEA is encoded by the coding sequence ATGACTGCCACGATCCAGGTCACCGACCTGCGCAAGTCCTTCGGCGACAACGCCGTGCTCCAGGGCGTCACCTTCGAGGTGCGGCGGGGCGAGATCTTCGCCCTGCTCGGCTCGAACGGCGCCGGCAAGACCACCACCATCAACATCCTGTCGACGCTCCTGGCCGCCGACAGCGGCAGCGCCGCGCTCGCGGGGCACGACGTCGCCGCCGAGGCCGGCAAGGTCCGCCAGGCCATCTCGCTCACGGGCCAGTTCGCGGCCGTCGACGAGATCCTCACGGGCCGCGAGAACCTCGAGCTCATCGCGGTGCTGCGCCGCGAGCGGGCGCCGAAGCAGGTCGCCACGGACCTGCTGGCCCGCTTCGGGCTCACGGAGGCGGCCGACCGCCGCGCCGGCACCTACTCCGGCGGCATGAAGCGGCGGCTCGACATCGCCATGAGCCTGGTCGGCACGCCCGAGATCATCTTCCTGGACGAGCCCACCACAGGCCTCGACCCCGAGGGGCGCCTCGAGGTGTGGAAGACCGTCAAGGAGCTCGCCGACGGCGGCACCACGATCCTGCTCACCACGCAGTACCTCGACGAGGCGGAGGCGCTGGCCGGCCGCATCGCGATCCTGCACGGCGGCACGATCATCGCGAACGGCACGCTCGCCGAGCTCAAGGCGATGTTCCCGCCCGCCACGGTCGAGTACGTCGAGAAGCAGCCGACGCTCGAGGAGATCTTCCTCGCCATCAC
- a CDS encoding TIGR04053 family radical SAM/SPASM domain-containing protein, whose protein sequence is MTMAPTHPSAATAIGAVRHENFAYQRAPMIVYWELTTACGLACRHCRAEAVRQPLPGELTTRQALAVLDQITEFGDPLPHVVMTGGDPLRRADLDELIAAATDRGIGVSLAPAATPLLGRDRLEGLRELGVQAISLSLDGSTAALHDGVRQVPGTFETTLELLDVAASVGMPVQVNTLVTADTLPDMPAVYELLRTRTLMTWSLFFLISTGRGTQLQEPSPGEAEKLMRWLLSIAREAPFVVRTTEATSYRRVAAMRHEKAGRTPAEIEALPMARSFGIRDGNGIVFVSHTGDVTPSGFLPLAVGNVKERSLVDLYRDDATMRALRDPAGFKGRCGDCEYHLWCGGSRARAYAHTGDPLESDPLCPYQPGTRHSVIAAS, encoded by the coding sequence ATGACGATGGCCCCGACCCACCCCTCGGCCGCCACGGCGATCGGCGCCGTCCGGCACGAGAACTTCGCGTACCAGCGCGCCCCGATGATCGTGTACTGGGAGCTGACGACGGCCTGCGGCCTCGCGTGCCGCCACTGCCGGGCGGAGGCCGTACGCCAGCCGCTGCCGGGCGAGCTCACGACGCGCCAGGCGCTGGCGGTGCTCGACCAGATCACCGAGTTCGGCGACCCGCTCCCCCACGTCGTCATGACGGGCGGCGACCCGCTGCGCCGCGCCGACCTGGACGAGCTCATCGCCGCCGCGACGGACCGCGGCATCGGCGTCTCGCTCGCCCCGGCCGCCACGCCGCTGCTGGGCCGCGACCGGCTGGAGGGCCTGCGGGAGCTGGGGGTGCAGGCCATCTCGTTGAGCCTCGACGGGTCCACGGCCGCCCTGCACGACGGCGTCCGGCAGGTGCCGGGCACGTTCGAGACGACCCTGGAGCTGCTCGACGTCGCCGCGTCCGTCGGGATGCCGGTCCAGGTGAACACCCTGGTCACGGCCGACACGCTGCCGGACATGCCCGCCGTCTACGAGCTGCTGCGCACGCGCACGCTCATGACCTGGAGCCTGTTCTTCCTCATCTCCACGGGCCGCGGCACGCAGCTCCAGGAGCCGTCGCCGGGCGAGGCCGAGAAGCTCATGCGGTGGCTGCTGAGCATCGCACGCGAGGCCCCGTTCGTGGTGCGCACCACGGAGGCGACGTCGTACCGCCGCGTCGCGGCGATGCGCCACGAGAAGGCCGGCCGCACGCCCGCCGAGATCGAGGCGCTGCCGATGGCCCGGTCGTTCGGGATCCGTGACGGCAACGGCATCGTGTTCGTCTCGCACACGGGCGACGTCACGCCGTCGGGCTTCCTGCCGCTCGCCGTCGGCAACGTCAAGGAACGCTCGCTCGTGGACCTGTACCGCGACGACGCGACGATGCGCGCCCTGCGCGACCCGGCCGGCTTCAAGGGCCGCTGCGGCGACTGCGAGTACCACCTGTGGTGCGGCGGCTCGCGCGCCCGCGCCTACGCGCACACGGGCGACCCGCTCGAGTCGGACCCGCTGTGCCCATACCAGCCGGGCACGCGGCACTCCGTCATCGCGGCGTCGTAG
- the purS gene encoding phosphoribosylformylglycinamidine synthase subunit PurS: protein MGRVVVEVMPKPEILDPQGKAVVGALPRLGFTQFTSVRQGKRFELEVEGDVTPEILAAAQQAAETLLSNPIIEDVVNVFDATPAATAVNA from the coding sequence GTGGGACGCGTCGTCGTCGAGGTCATGCCCAAGCCCGAGATCCTGGACCCCCAGGGCAAGGCCGTGGTCGGGGCGCTGCCGCGCCTCGGGTTCACGCAGTTCACCAGCGTGCGGCAGGGCAAGCGGTTCGAGCTCGAGGTCGAGGGCGACGTCACGCCCGAGATCCTCGCCGCCGCGCAGCAGGCCGCCGAGACGCTGCTGAGCAACCCGATCATCGAGGACGTCGTCAACGTCTTCGACGCCACCCCCGCCGCGACCGCGGTCAACGCCTGA
- the purQ gene encoding phosphoribosylformylglycinamidine synthase subunit PurQ encodes MTGVEGARIGVITFPGTLDDRDAQRAVRLAGATPVALWHADADLQGVDAVVIPGGFSYGDYLRAGAISRFAAAMTSVADAAQGGLPVLGICNGFQILTEAHLLPGSMVKNDHLHFICREQVLVVENATTAWTNQYEAGQRITVPLKNQDGQYVADEHTLDELEGEGRVVFRYDGWNPNGSRRNIAGITNERGNVVGLMPHPEHAVEAGFGPDAAAGARQGTDGLGFFTSVLAALVNA; translated from the coding sequence ATGACGGGCGTCGAGGGCGCCCGCATCGGCGTCATCACCTTCCCCGGCACGCTCGACGACCGGGACGCGCAGCGCGCGGTCCGCCTCGCCGGCGCCACCCCCGTCGCCCTGTGGCACGCGGACGCCGACCTCCAGGGCGTCGACGCCGTCGTGATCCCCGGCGGGTTCTCCTACGGCGACTACCTGCGCGCGGGCGCGATCAGCCGCTTCGCCGCCGCCATGACGTCGGTCGCCGACGCCGCGCAGGGCGGCCTGCCCGTCCTCGGCATCTGCAACGGCTTCCAGATCCTCACCGAGGCGCACCTGCTGCCCGGCTCGATGGTCAAGAACGACCACCTACACTTCATCTGCCGCGAGCAGGTGCTGGTCGTCGAGAACGCCACGACCGCCTGGACCAACCAGTACGAGGCCGGCCAGCGCATCACGGTGCCGCTGAAGAACCAGGACGGCCAGTACGTCGCCGACGAGCACACGCTCGACGAGCTCGAGGGCGAGGGCCGCGTGGTGTTCCGCTACGACGGCTGGAACCCCAACGGCTCGCGCCGCAACATCGCGGGCATCACCAACGAGCGGGGCAACGTCGTCGGGCTCATGCCGCACCCCGAGCACGCCGTCGAGGCGGGCTTCGGCCCCGACGCCGCCGCCGGTGCCCGCCAGGGCACGGACGGCCTCGGCTTCTTCACCTCGGTGCTCGCGGCGCTCGTCAACGCCTGA